The Pyricularia oryzae 70-15 chromosome 5, whole genome shotgun sequence genome includes a region encoding these proteins:
- a CDS encoding choline-phosphate cytidylyltransferase, with product MSSTTQAAANKRKRLTGGSTTSLPDEVAAAERAQISESRDASAEEGDTTAAETPATAPTSHPPIKRQRSSNNAVGDATVDLGEPSDTTEASVDIENRVGRKGRKSSNPEKEEESMAPPPIGKLTHPVGYRTNDPPVGRPVRIYADGVFDLFHLGHMRQLEQAKKAFPDVYLIVGVTGDAETHKRKGLTVLSGKERAETVRHCKWVDEVIENCPWIVTPEFLEEHKLDYVAHDDIPYGADEGDDIYGPIKAEGKFLVTQRTEGVSTTGIITKIVRDYEKYIARQLKRGTSRQELNVSWLKKNELDLKRHVQDLRENIRSNWTTTGQELSRELRQYWPASRPQSPAPSRPSLQVPNGDQLTSPQQQSSLREAQLRSPTTPGGANVNSNDFVAGYAVGLIGGVRSWMTKSRRSLRDERDDSSSRPPSDDSSEESEGKEKTTRTRRVVPKGNNAAATGA from the exons ATGTCGTCAACAACACAAGCAGCCGCCAACAAGCGCAAACGCCTCACGGGTGGCAGCACCACCTCGCTGCCTGACGAGGTTGCGGCCGCCGAGCGGGCACAGATCTCGGAGTCCCGCGACGCGTCTGCAGAAGAGGGCGACACCACAGCGGCGGAAACGCCGGCGACGGCACCCACCTCGCACCCGCCGATTAAGCGCCAGCGGTCGAGCAACAATGCCGTCGGCGATGCGACGGTCGACCTGGGCGAGCCTAGCGATACTACCGAGGCGAGCGTGGACATTGAAAACCGGGTAGGCCGCAAGGGCAGGAAGAGCAGCAACCccgagaaggaggaggagagcATGGCGCCGCCACCCATCGGCAAGCTCACACATCCAGTTGGCTATCGTACCAATGACCCGCCGGTTGGTAGGCCAGTCCGGATCTACGCCGACGGCGTGTTTGATTTGTTCCATCTTGG CCACATGCGACAGCTCGAACAAGCCAAGAAGGCGTTCCCCGACGTCTACCTGATCGTCGGAGTAACTGGTGACGCCGAGACTCACAAGCGCAAGGGCCTGACGGTGCTTTCCGGTAAGGAACGCGCCGAGACGGTCCGTCACTGCAAGTGGGTCGACGAGGTTATCGAGAACTGCCCGTGGATCGTCACGCCCGAGTTCCTCGAGGAGCACAAGCTCGACTATGTTGCGCACGACGACATTCCATATGGCGCCGACGAGGGGGACGACATCTACGGACCCATCAAGGCCGAGGGCAAGTTCCTGGTGACGCAACGCACAGAGGGCGTCAGCACGACAGGAATCATTACCAA GATCGTACGCGACTACGAAAAGTATATTGCAAGGCAGCTCAAGCGCGGTACTTCGAGGCAggagctcaacgtcagcTGGCTGAAGAAGAACGAGTTGGACCTGAAGCGACACGTACAGGATCTGCGAGAAAACATCCGCAGCAACTGGACGACGACGGGTCAGGAGCTCAGCCGCGAGCTGAGGCAATACTGGCCGGCTTCCAGGCCACAGAGCCCCGCCCCCTCGAGGCCCTCGCTGCAGGTTCCTAACGGGGACCAGCTCACAAGCCCGCAACAGCAGAGCAGCTTGAGGGAGGCGCAGCTCCGATCGCCAACCACGCCAGGAGGCGCCAACGTCAACTCAAACGACTTCGTCGCCGGATACGCGGTCGGGTTGATCGGCGGTGTAAGGTCTTGG ATGACCAAGAGCCGTCGCAGCCTGAGGGATGAGAGAGATGACTCCTCATCGCGCCCGCCAAGTGACGACTCATCCGAGGAGAGTGAGGGCAAGGAGAAGACGACGCGAACTCGCAGGGTTGTTCCCAAGGGCAACAACGCTGCTGCTACAGGAGCCTAA